DNA from Canis lupus baileyi chromosome 6, mCanLup2.hap1, whole genome shotgun sequence:
CTCTGGGACAAGTCCACATGGATGGGAGCACAGGCCACTCCAAGGGACGTGATTAGTCTCAAGAGTCGCATTGCACTTGGGGATGTGCCCATTTCTGCTTCTCACGGAGCATTTATAACCCCACTCAGAGCACTTCCAGTTTAGATGCAGCTCAGCAATCATGAAAAACATTGCGTGGTGATATAGCCAGCGCTCCAACTGTATTGGGTTTTTTGTAGACAGTGTTAGAAGGCTAGCCTAAGTGTATTCTCCAAAGAGAAGGAGGAACTAACTTATTTTCttcaaggaaaaaagaatgacctTGGGATTTTCTACCAAGCCAGTCACTCAACGATAAGGCAAAGGATGCACATCTTCAAACAGTAGGAAATTGGTGTATGTGATTCTAGCAACTCCAtcctgaataaattatttttaaaaatggactttaGTCTACTTTCTAAACACTtttgaacaataacaaaaattgaTGATATCTTGGCTCccaaagaaaattccaaaaatattctAACAAGTGATGGTATAATGGTATAAATTATCTTCTCTGACCTTAGTATAACTGGTAATTCATCACAAAACTGTGAAGACATCTAgatatgtggggcacctgggtggctcagtggttgagcatctgtccttgGCTCATGTCacgatcccgggattctgggaccaagtccggcatcaggctctgcctatgtctctgcctctctctctgtgtctctcatgaataaataaatgaataatcttttaaaaaaagataaagaaaactagATAGGTCTACAACATATACATTTAAGGGAATTAAGTCTTCAGCTActaaatacatatatgaatatataagaCAAAGGAAAGCAAATCTATTAAATGCCAAATTTCTTCTAAAGAATAAGATTAACAAGAACAGAATGCAGCAACTAatgaagataaaagcagaaatgtcAGAATTAGAAAGCAAATAGTAGATCAAATAAATAACTCTAGCAGCTTCACCTTTTAATCAGAAGGGCGGATACCTCTTTTTCTATGCCACTTAAGAATGCGAAAGGAGAAGGTATGGAGAAATAAATGTAGCCACAGAGAAGCTAGAGGAATCACAGGACACCACTTCACTCCACTCCGAGTAAGCAGATTTTGGGCCCTGGATAAAACAGATGGTTTTCCAGGAAAATTCCCCAGAAGACAAAGAAACTGTGAACAGAATGTGGCAGTCAGGACGGAGTGTGTTATGCTACATTGAAAAACAAACTTCAGTCTGCAGGGACTTAAAGCAGCACAGGTTTGTGAATTTCCCACTTGTGCCGCAGACCTGTCAAAAATATgcttgggggggatccctgggtggcccagcagttcagcgctgcctttggcccagggcctgatcctggagacccgggattgagtcccacatcgggctccctgcgtggagcctgcttctccctctgcctgtgtctctgcctctctttctctctctctctctctttctctttcatgaataaataaataaaatcttaaaagaaaatatgccaGTAAGTCACTCAGGAGGCTGCTGGAGGCCACGCCGTCTGGAGAAGACACCGTCACTCAGCGTGAGTTTGCGTGAGCACCATTGCTTGGGAAGGACAAGGAGGCAACAGCCCTGCTCATAAATTCTTCTGACGGGAAATAACACAAGCGGCTTCTGCCGACGTTTCACTGTCTGCATCTACTTCAAGGAGACAAGGAAATGCACCTGCTTATGAGCCCAGAGGCAAAGGGGGGCCGGGTGTCAGTGAGCATTAGCAGCGCCTCTCACAAGATGACTTATAAGAGCAGAGCTAGGGACAGCTGTCAAAGAGCTGCTCCTCCAAAACCCCAACAGGCACAATTCcacaaaatctttagaaaacattGCCATGTTTTCTATATTGTCATGTAAACGATTCCCTAACATGTAAGACGtatgaaaagaggaaaagtgTTAAATTTCCTTTGTAATGTTGAGTATGAAACCCAGAAAAGATCACAATTAACAAGGAACCCGGCAAAAGTCACACAttactattaataaaaaaaaaactttgaaacaaTGCTAGTTTCTGTTAAAAATGCGTcactaaaattgaatttttaccACGAATGCAAAGATTAGTCAATATTAGGTATTCTGGTATAATGTAATTGGTCAATTTAATAGATGAAAAAAGGAAACGTGTGATTATCTTCACAAATACTAACGAGTATTAGCAAAAATTAGAAATTGTttctggggatgtctgggtggctcagtggttaagcatctgcctttggctctggttgtgatcccggagtcctgggatcaagtcccgcatcaggctcccttggggatcctgcttctccctctgcctgtgtctctgcctctctctctctttctctctctgtctctcatgaatgcataaataaaatattaaaaaaaataaaagttgtttctGAGAAAATGTTAAGAGGTATTTGAATATGTTACACAGCATAGAAATACTAGAAAAATTTCCCTCAAAAACAGGAACCAGACAAGCTTATCCACATAAGATACCAGAGGCCATTGTGTATATAATTAGacatgagaaaataatttgcttaaaaatggaaaaggagaaagtaaatGTTTTATGGCTTTGTAGATTATTTCCATATTTGAAAAGTGATTAATATATTGGTATGTAACTTGAAAATTGAGAGAATTCATCACAACGGatgatttagaaattattttatgttaaccAACAACCTCTCtcttcatatacatatatttttatcaactaaaaagtataatggagaaaaaaaaatcacaattcctTAGTCTTAGATggtctgtttaaaaaatataacttccaaaaaaaaataaaaataaaaataaataaaaaatataacttcCATTGGACTTGAAAAAACTGAATTACATTTTCACTATTTGATGAGTTTCCAAAATCTCTTTTACCTAGTGGTAGTTGATAGGTCTAAGCAAGCATTTTGCAAGAGCTTAAAAGTTTATCTTGTGATTCTGTTGTGCCCCATGCTTGTCTTGAATCTTACAAATTAATGTAAGACAGCCCACTGAAGTGGGGGGAATTTGCAAGAGGAGAATGGTGAAGGTCAGGAGATTCTAGAGGCAGGCTTCAGGCTTTGTGGCCAGGAGGTGTGGACTCCGTCTTAGCTCCGCCCTCTAGTGGCTGTGTGAACAAGACAGCTCACTTAACTTCCCAAGATGGTTAAACCTAGACCATGACACacacttattttttataattacagATAATATGTGTAAGCTTGCCATACATAACAGATACAATAATTGGTCATTGGTAACATGTCTTGGCTAGCAGAATGTTAGTAGGGGTCAGTATGCGATATCACTTACAGGAGTCTTCTAAATTCTTAGACTTACAAATAATGTTACAAAGAGATATCATCATGCTGAAAACACAGCAGCTCTATGGGATTGCTGGTCAGTGAAGGGAGTGCTTTCATGCTTCCAGTgatgacagaaaaagaaattgaacagACTTTTCTTCTGAAAACTGGAAATATTGGACAAAATATTGGTAGAAGTCTATTTAAGTGAAGAACTATTGAAGCCAGGTTAGAGAGGGGAGAGGCTCTGGGTGAGGGGTCTGGCTCTGAAACCGCTGGTCCTGCGGGGCATTTGCCAAGGCTGGACAGGGAAGCCCAAGGGCCGGTGCTTCAGGAAGTCTGGTGGGGCAGGGAGGCACGGATGGGAATTTGCTGTGCTTTGtgtggaaattttttaaatatggctGCCAATTATTTGATATTGATTTGGAGGTGGAGACAGTGCTGCCTCCTCTTGCAAGTTTGCTAGGCACTGGGACCTGATGAAACTGTCATCTGAAATTAGTTGAAAAAGACATTGCAGATTAGCTATCTTACTTACACTTACTTTTGAAGCAGACGTCACCACGTAAAATTTTTGACCACCCTGTGGGCGTCATGCCCTGCAGTGGTCCAGGCCACACTGACAGGTTGTGTGTGTATTGTAGCTGAGAGTACCAGCAAAGGTCCCAACCTCTAGCCAGCACCAGCCATCATGCATGCGTGAATATGCCCCCACATGACCCATCCAAGAGACTCAGGAATTCAAAGAGAAGTCACTGCTCTTTCTGTGAGTAGGTAACTAATAAATccatagggatgcctaggtggctcagtggttgagcacctgcctttggatcaggtcatggtcctggagtcctaagatcaagtcccgcatctggctcctcatagggagcctgcttctccttctgcctctctctctgtgtctctcatgaataaataaataaaatcttaaaaaaaaaagaaatcgataaatgaaggagaaaatgtactagattattttcattcctttaagtCCAGCTACTTATTATGTTTCACTCCACTACATATAAACTGATTTTGTCTATTGAAAGctattaaatgatttaatactttgaaatttttatttaaaaggaaagcatAAAGGACTGTGTTAACTATTTTAATCTATACACAGGGGCCAATGACATACTATTAAATGAGAACATGGAAGCATTGTCCACTGCATGAAACCCTAGAAAATCATGAAGTGTGAAAAGAATTGATCAGATCTGgggaggttttctttctttcttttttttcaaatccaaTTTGTATCGGTAATGGAAAAGTTCACAGAAATAAAGGGCAATCAAAACAAATGGTAGATAACCAACCTGATACCTTGTGGAACCCGCAATAGAGCAGCAGAACAGCAACTATAAAGCCGAGGCCACCACACAGTGCTCCAAGAACTCTGGCTGTGATGCGGTCTCTTCTGTAGCCTCTGGTCCCTGAGGGAAGACAGGTGCATCAGCCTCAGAGGGTCAAGACTTGGTTCCTGGACCCTTGTCAAACACTCTGCAGGAATGGTTAATATAAATTCTCACAATATTATCCAAGTATAATGTGTACTTTCCAGGTTtgtgtggagaaaagagaagcagccagACACTCATCTTCTTCTCCAATCTCCCACACAGAGTAGGCATCCCTTGGACCTCCACCTACCTTCCAAAACCCCAATATGGTACCAATGAAGACTGCTGGGGCAGAGCCATTGGTCATAATGCTCCTGTAACCAGGGACCATCAACCCACCTGAGATGGAGAGTGTTACTGCCTCACTGTGCTGGGCTCCCAGGCCATTGTCAGCCTCACAGGAGTAGTTCCCAGAATGTTCCATGGTCAGAGAGAGGTTGAAGGATGCTCCTCCTCCAAAGGGGGCCAAGCTGTTTTGTAGGGTTATATTCTCACGATAAAACCGGTACATAATTGGGGGAGAGCCTCTGTGGGCCTCACAGCGAAGCTCTACCACGTCCCCCGCCATGGCCTGGGCCCCGGGCACCCTGAGGATGAAGACAGGGCGGGATGCTGGACCTGAGGAAGACAGGGGGCCAGCGGAGAGGGTTTGTGAGGCCATCGTAGACACACAGAGCCCCGGACTAGGACCTCGCGAAGGGCCTCACCCCTTGGTCATTGTGTATCTCTAAGATTCTCAACAGCCTCTTTAGAAATTAGGAGGAATATCACTCTTGGGGTACTGTCTAAAGACATGGTCATTTGTCATTCTCAGCTTGTGTTTTCCTAATGCCAAGTCCAGCTCCCTTTCTAGTCTTTTCCATGGAAACAAAGACATCTACAGTTTAACGTACAAGGGTAACCCACTCTTCAGTTGCTGTTGGTATTCCACAGCACTGACCCCTGGCATGGACCTCTGGTACCATGGCCTTGGCTCTAGGGTTTCTGTCTTGGACGAGTCAGAGTGCAACTCACTTCTCACACAGATACTCAGCACCTTGCTCTGGATGGGTTCATGGCCGTTGTCAGCTCTGCAGTAATAGCGGCCGGCATCGCTCTCCTGCACAGCTGGGACTTCCATCTCTGCTGACAGGGAACGCTGGGTCTTCCTTCCCACACTGGTTCCTGTGTCCTCTCTGTGCCAGGAGAATGTGATATTTCCTGTGCCTTCTGCCACCGAGCAGAGGAGGACCAGACTCTCTCCTTCGATCACCATGCCCTTGGGGGCCCAGATGTCTAAGCTTACATTAGAGACAGGCACTCCTGGAGGGACAGACGATGACAGGTCAGAAGCTGACTGCAGAGGACTCTGAGACCAGCCCATGATTGGCTTCACTGAGAGTATGGGTAGGGCTCATGTAATCCATTATAAGCACACAAAGTAGGGAATCTGCGGTGATTACTCTTGAAGAATGTGGACACAGATACTGTGTCCCAACCTCCTCCCCATCACCCCTATTTTCATGGAACCACTAAAGAATGTGTGATGGGTCATCTGCTCCGTGAGACATGAAACATTTTCCTGAGGGAGGAGTCGCTGTGCACAGTAGTGCCATCTGCACAGTGTGAAGGGGTCACTGGTAGCATCAGTCCTACCTCAGAAAAGGCACTGCTTCCACTAACAATATCAATAAAGATTCCTCCATTATTCTCAATGTCAAGGGTCCACAAGAATTACAACCCCTTCTCCAGCCACTTGGTTCACTCAGATTTCTGCTTTCTCTGTTGCTTCATTTATTTCCCCATGCTGGAGCACTGTGGTGCCTTTTAAGAAACCAACTTGTGTTTAAAGGCAGCACATGAGGCCACCTGTGGAGCCACTGAAGAGCAGGTGCCTTGCTGTGAAAAGTCCCAGCCCATTCCTAAACACCACAGCATGAAGTGATCAGTGAAGATATGATTGATGGATTTTACTTGAATAAAGAAGACAGGATTATAAGgagtgttttaaaaagaagaaaagccaaaaTTAAGTATCTGTCTCCCACAGACAGCAAACCAAGGCTTAATTACAGTTTCAGCCTATCCCTGGAATGTGACCTTCTGAAAGTCAATCTGACCCACACTAGTGAGGTCATCCGcatgataaaacaaaaaacaaacaaacaaacaaacaaaaacaccttgccgtttccttttcctctccaaaGATGTCCAGGCCTGTGGAAAtcctctcttttattttgctaataatCTTCTTTGCCTCACTCGTGCCTATAAAAACTtccattaaataaatttattatatataaaaaaaagaagttaggtaAATTAGTTTGGTTTTTAATAGAGTGGTCAGGGATAGAGATAAAACCTCAGATGTCATTGATATGTGGGTGGTGTTTAAGGCCAAGGTTCATGGTGAGATGGACTGGCTAGGAGGAAAATGTACTGAAGGGATGAGAGCTTAGGTCAGACTTGAACACTCCAGAAGAAagtgaacagagaagagagagcagtAGAGGGACCTAGGAGGAGTGGCCATAAGGCAGGAGAAAACCAGGAGAGTCAAGAGAGGGGAATGTCTAACTGTGAGAGAGCACCGGTCAGCCAAGAGGTTGAATAAGATGGTAACGGAGAGGGAGAGGTGACAATTGGCTTTGCTGCAAGGAGGTTCTAGTGTGTTTGACAAGAACAGTCTCAGTGAGTGGTGGAATGGAAGATGAAGTGAAATTGGTTGAGGAGCTAATGAGAGGCAAAGAaatagaagtggaaaaaaaatagttcatttgAGAAGTTTTGTTGGGAAAGGAGTGGAGAAATGGAATACTAGCTATGGAAGAACAAGCGGTGAGGGAGCAATTTGTTATtctgttggttggttggtttttaaaaCAGTAGACAACAGAGCATGCTTTTGGAAGACAAAGCTATTTTAAAGTGCTGCTTTATTGTTACTAGTGATAGAAATTCGTCCCAAGTTTATAAAACTATGGATATTCATGATTAAATCgctaaataaatacaaatgattcACTTGCAGAAAAGTGACCTCTGGGGCATTGCCCAACATTCTTACTTCCAATTTAAGTGTATCTTTGTGCATCAGCCCTGAAGTTTGAGCAATGCAGGTTTAAGACTTTTGAGTtgcagccattagaaatgacaaatacccaccatttgcttcaacgtggatggaactggagggtattatgctgagtgaagtaagtcagtcgaagaaggacaaacattatatgttctcattcatttggggaatataaatattagtgaaaggaaatataagggcagggagaagaagtgtgtgggaaatatcagaaagagagacagaacgtaaagactgctaactctgggaaacgaactaggggtggtagaaggggaggaggacggggggtggggtgaatgggtgacggacactgaggggggcacttgacgggatgagcactgggtgttattctgtatgttggcaaattgaacaccaataaaaaataaatttactataaaaaaaaaaacttccatttcCTACAACTCCTCTGGGCATCTCTCTGCTTGCTAGTTGGGATCCTGCCAATTCATGAAGGCTTGATAAAGTCAATTCCATCTTCACATTTGCTCCATTGGGTTCTGTTTTTTAACAGTAGCTTTGTTCATTTGCTATTTTTATGAACTGCCCATTCCCTAGCTCAGGACCGACTTTCCACAAGGATAGGAATTACACAAGTACCCAAAAGACAAGTAGCCCGAAGTGAAGCTGCCAGACTCCTGATTTGCCCATGCTCAGACCCATTGATACTTACTCTGCACCAGAATCTGGGATTGGAGGCTCTGTTTTGTGACCCTTGGAGTCACTGTCTCTGCCTGACACCAGTAGGACCCTGAATCCTCCTTCCACACAGCAGGGAGCTGGAGCTCTGGGGAGCTGCTCCAGCTGGACGCCAGGGCCCTGCCACCTCTGAAGAAGCGATATCGGAGCTGAGCATTTGACCTCTGTGGAGAAGGCTGGGTCTCACAGGTCAGGGTCACTGGGCTCCCCTCTGTGGGCCAGAAGGCGCTGACGGTGAGCACGGGATATGGAAATAGCTCTAGAAGGAAGGATCACAAGTGCCCCAAGCAGTGAGATTGATGGTTCCTGCTGAAAAGCAACCCCAGCAAACAAGGCATTCAGACAAACTTGTCACCCATCACGACCCCCTCCTGCAGTCAAACTACAGGACTCTGGTTCATATGTGGTGTGGGG
Protein-coding regions in this window:
- the FCRL2 gene encoding Fc receptor-like protein 2 — protein: MLLLWSLLVIFASASEEADWLTLRAPSAVFEGDRIDLICQRKTDKWEIQTMAYYKDGKKLHFSNEVFSFSIPSAVLSDSGSYSCSATVRIYFWYDSKKSNSIKIQVQELFPYPVLTVSAFWPTEGSPVTLTCETQPSPQRSNAQLRYRFFRGGRALASSWSSSPELQLPAVWKEDSGSYWCQAETVTPRVTKQSLQSQILVQRVPVSNVSLDIWAPKGMVIEGESLVLLCSVAEGTGNITFSWHREDTGTSVGRKTQRSLSAEMEVPAVQESDAGRYYCRADNGHEPIQSKVLSICVRSPASRPVFILRVPGAQAMAGDVVELRCEAHRGSPPIMYRFYRENITLQNSLAPFGGGASFNLSLTMEHSGNYSCEADNGLGAQHSEAVTLSISGTRGYRRDRITARVLGALCGGLGFIVAVLLLYCGFHKVSGGHSATDAPRDASSANPQGSIRPSSLPDTEELQPEYVNVNPVDVDVVYSQVWSIQPPEDSANIRRTILENKDSHVIYSNIKET